The Glycine max cultivar Williams 82 chromosome 12, Glycine_max_v4.0, whole genome shotgun sequence genome window below encodes:
- the LOC100796390 gene encoding transcription factor TCP4, whose translation MGMKSTGGEIVQVQGGHIVRSTGRKDRHSKVYTAKGPRDRRVRLSAHTAIEFYDVQDRLGYDRPSKAVDWLIKKAKNAIDKLGELPPWHPTPNTAADAENNNNNNNAGSSDMAIAAEQSESSGYNFQLQRQLGEDHDNHHSAFIPSPIDTDAIAFFPTTTATSSINFQTYPPNIISRTNNSTEDLGLSLHSFQDPGLIHGQTQAGANQTQTPSNDQSLFSGSTQVGFEANYPRIVTWNSDASIDMNRTGFMVNSPALLGQGGSAAFSQRGTLQSSFSPSLRPWSEIPMASSEHHKSQPIQQASIFGSRFLSDALPGFCIPARIQGEDGVGPDKPSSSSPNSHH comes from the coding sequence ATGGGCATGAAGAGCACTGGGGGAGAGATTGTTCAAGTCCAAGGAGGGCACATTGTTCGGTCCACAGGTAGAAAAGATAGGCACAGCAAGGTTTACACTGCAAAGGGTCCTCGTGATCGAAGGGTTAGGCTCTCAGCACACACTGCTATTGAGTTCTATGATGTTCAAGATCGTTTAGGCTATGACAGACCAAGCAAAGCCGTGGACTGGCTCATCAAGAAGGCCAAGAATGCTATTGATAAGCTTGGTGAGCTTCCTCCATGGCACCCTACTCCTAACACTGCTGCAGATGCtgagaacaacaacaacaacaacaatgcagGGTCAAGTGACATGGCCATTGCAGCAGAACAATCTGAGTCTTCTGGTTACAATTTTCAGCTGCAAAGGCAATTAGGTGAGGACCATGATAACCACCATTCGGCTTTCATTCCCTCACCTATTGACACTGATGCAATAGCCTTCTTTCCAACAACCACTGCAACCTCCTCCATCAATTTCCAAACCTACCCTCCTAATATAATCTCAAGAACCAACAACTCCACTGAGGATCTTGGCCTTTCCCTTCACTCCTTCCAAGACCCTGGTTTGATTCATGGCCAGACCCAAGCAGGTGCAAACCAGACACAAACACCTTCCAATGACCAAAGCCTCTTCTCTGGCTCAACTCAAGTGGGGTTTGAGGCCAATTACCCCAGGATTGTCACTTGGAACAGTGATGCAAGCATAGATATGAACAGAACCGGGTTCATGGTCAATTCACCAGCACTTCTAGGCCAAGGTGGTTCTGCTGCATTTTCCCAAAGGGGGACCCTTCAGTCCAGTTTCTCACCATCACTTCGTCCTTGGAGTGAGATTCCAATGGCTTCATCAGAACATCACAAGTCACAGCCAATTCAACAAGCTTCAATCTTTGGCAGCAGGTTTCTGTCTGATGCATTGCCGGGGTTCTGCATTCCTGCTAGAATCCAAGGAGAGGATGGAGTTGGTCCTGACAAgccatcatcttcttctcctaATTCTCATCACTGA
- the NIC1 gene encoding CLAVATA3/ESR (CLE)-related protein NIC1 precursor: MANAKQVLCLILLVLLFSKLESRSLEAFIEGKKTLAKGCSRELIEKSQLLKASFAKATTRFTNPRVSKRLSPGGPDQKHH; encoded by the coding sequence ATGGCCAACGCAAAGCAAGTACTATGCCTAATTTTGTTGGTGCTTTTATTTTCCAAGCTTGAAAGTCGTTCTCTTGAGGCATTCATAGAGGGAAAGAAGACCCTAGCCAAAGGTTGTTCACGAGAATTGATTGAAAAATCACAGCTCCTGAAGGCAAGTTTTGCAAAAGCAACAACACGTTTTACAAATCCTAGAGTGTCCAAAAGACTAAGCCCTGGAGGACCTGATCAAAAACATCACTAA